The following are encoded in a window of Candidatus Nitrosocosmicus arcticus genomic DNA:
- a CDS encoding 4-hydroxyphenylacetate 3-hydroxylase family protein has translation MPIKNGSEYIESLRNRNLQVYLFGDLVKEPVDHPMIRPSINAVAATYDIAVEDPEIGSATSSLTGLKVNRFLHIAESSQDLVNQNRMQRKLGQQTGTCFQRCVGMDALNSLYSTTYEIDKKYQTPYHPRLVEFIKKIQYENHVIGGTMTDAKGDRSLSPSQQEDPDMFVHIVKKDDKGVYIKGAKAHQTGCINSHWLIVMPTMRMRPEDKDYAIVGAIPVDAKGITYIYGRQSCDTRSMEEGDLDSGNSQFSGQEALIIFDNVFIPNELIFMEGEVEFASMLVERFTCYHRRSYVCKTGLGDVLIGASAAIAEYNGVSNASHIKDKLIEMTHLNETIFAAGIASSHQAYKTQSGNFINDDMLANVCKHNVTRFPYEIGRLAQDIAGGLMVTMPSEQDFRGPITGPLLDKYLKGRKGVSTEDRVRILRLIENMTLGRNAVGYLTESMHGAGSPQAQRIQIARQMQLEYKKKLARKLAKIPEGEDTVSDPSLAESSDYFDRIFGIKK, from the coding sequence ATGCCTATTAAAAATGGGTCTGAGTACATCGAAAGCTTAAGAAATAGAAATTTGCAGGTTTATCTTTTTGGGGATCTAGTTAAGGAACCGGTTGATCATCCTATGATTAGACCATCTATTAATGCTGTGGCTGCAACATATGATATAGCCGTAGAAGATCCAGAAATAGGTTCTGCAACTTCCTCATTGACAGGATTAAAGGTTAATAGATTTTTGCACATAGCAGAAAGTTCTCAAGACCTGGTGAACCAAAACCGTATGCAAAGAAAACTCGGACAACAAACCGGAACTTGTTTTCAACGCTGTGTGGGAATGGATGCCTTAAACTCATTGTATTCTACAACCTATGAAATTGATAAAAAATATCAAACACCATATCATCCAAGATTAGTTGAATTTATCAAAAAGATTCAATATGAAAACCATGTCATTGGAGGGACAATGACGGATGCAAAAGGGGACAGGAGTTTATCCCCTTCTCAACAAGAAGATCCAGATATGTTTGTACATATTGTTAAAAAAGATGACAAGGGTGTTTATATCAAGGGAGCAAAAGCTCATCAAACAGGATGCATTAATTCACATTGGTTAATCGTGATGCCGACCATGCGTATGAGACCCGAAGACAAGGATTATGCAATTGTTGGTGCCATACCGGTAGATGCAAAAGGTATTACCTATATCTATGGAAGACAATCGTGCGATACTAGAAGTATGGAAGAGGGGGACTTGGATTCAGGCAATTCTCAATTTTCTGGACAAGAGGCACTAATAATATTTGATAATGTGTTTATTCCAAATGAATTGATCTTTATGGAGGGCGAGGTGGAGTTCGCTTCAATGTTGGTTGAAAGATTTACATGCTATCATAGGCGAAGTTATGTTTGTAAAACCGGATTAGGAGACGTATTGATTGGTGCTTCTGCAGCCATCGCTGAATATAATGGAGTTTCAAACGCTTCCCATATTAAAGATAAATTAATTGAGATGACTCATTTGAATGAAACAATTTTTGCGGCCGGTATAGCTTCCTCACATCAAGCATACAAGACTCAGTCTGGAAATTTCATTAATGATGATATGCTTGCGAATGTGTGTAAGCACAATGTTACCCGATTTCCATACGAAATAGGCAGATTAGCTCAAGACATTGCTGGAGGTCTTATGGTCACGATGCCTTCTGAACAGGACTTTAGGGGGCCTATTACCGGTCCATTGCTTGATAAATACCTGAAAGGAAGAAAAGGTGTATCGACAGAAGACAGAGTTCGTATACTTCGGTTAATAGAAAATATGACCCTCGGTAGAAATGCTGTTGGCTACTTGACCGAATCCATGCATGGTGCAGGGTCGCCACAAGCTCAACGTATCCAAATAGCTAGACAGATGCAGCTTGAATACAAGAAGAAATTGGCAAGAAAACTGGCAAAAATCCCAGAAGGCGAAGACACCGTATCAGATCCCTCGTTAGCAGAATCATCTGATTATTTTGATAGAATATTTGGAATAAAAAAATAA
- a CDS encoding type II glyceraldehyde-3-phosphate dehydrogenase, which translates to MYQVFINGYGIIGSRLATALTKDKSIKLIGIAKYSVDEKTQEAINKGYKVFVPRKLIKEFRNKNYEISGSIEDAINQSDLVIDSSTEGNGIKNKRKYYLPLKKKVIFQGGEDRYGRNSVADIIHNSRVNYDKTLQKDSVIQGSCNVTGMGKIIQPLIENYGESIKRFDVVLVRRWADLEDKKEVRDSIEWDKNPHHQDDLKDFIPSANLYVDALKVPSRMMHLHQMTIRFNGKPPSKENILDKFKNEFGVAILNNAKGTGDIRKKAIELRFVHGDTSMVHIHSELLKIQEDTLKISYSDDQTGMVIPENYMLIQSMLFKRPRAEALKQTDKIFSMKKKKKLLESEFQN; encoded by the coding sequence GTGTATCAAGTTTTTATTAATGGTTACGGCATTATTGGAAGCCGATTGGCAACTGCCCTAACAAAGGATAAATCTATTAAGCTTATAGGTATAGCAAAATATTCTGTCGATGAAAAAACACAAGAAGCAATAAACAAAGGATACAAGGTTTTTGTTCCTCGCAAGTTAATTAAGGAATTTAGAAACAAAAATTACGAAATATCAGGCAGTATAGAGGATGCAATAAACCAATCCGATTTGGTTATCGATTCTTCGACAGAAGGAAACGGAATTAAAAATAAGAGAAAATATTATCTGCCTCTTAAGAAGAAGGTGATTTTTCAAGGAGGTGAGGATAGGTATGGAAGGAATTCCGTCGCAGACATCATCCACAATTCAAGAGTAAATTATGATAAAACTTTACAAAAAGATTCTGTAATCCAAGGCAGTTGTAATGTTACTGGAATGGGTAAAATAATTCAACCGTTGATCGAAAATTACGGCGAATCAATTAAAAGATTTGATGTAGTTTTAGTTAGGAGATGGGCGGATCTTGAAGATAAGAAAGAAGTCAGGGATTCGATAGAATGGGATAAAAATCCACATCACCAGGACGACTTGAAAGATTTCATACCCTCTGCCAATTTGTATGTCGATGCCTTAAAGGTACCGTCAAGGATGATGCATCTTCATCAAATGACAATCAGGTTTAACGGGAAACCACCATCTAAGGAGAATATCTTAGATAAATTCAAAAATGAATTTGGAGTCGCTATCTTGAACAATGCAAAGGGCACCGGAGATATAAGAAAGAAGGCCATAGAACTTAGATTCGTTCATGGAGATACATCCATGGTTCACATTCATAGTGAGTTGTTAAAAATTCAGGAGGATACTTTGAAGATTTCATATTCAGATGATCAAACTGGAATGGTAATACCGGAAAACTACATGTTAATTCAATCGATGTTGTTTAAACGACCCCGAGCAGAAGCATTAAAACAAACTGATAAAATCTTCAGTATGAAAAAGAAAAAGAAACTATTGGAATCGGAATTTCAGAACTAA